Within Telopea speciosissima isolate NSW1024214 ecotype Mountain lineage chromosome 8, Tspe_v1, whole genome shotgun sequence, the genomic segment cacatccatcttaacatcctcatctccgctatgTGTAGCTTCtgaatatgacacttcttaactgcccaacattctgccccatacatcatagccggagatgaggatgttaaatGAGGCATGCCAAATCTATGGGACAATACCTAAAGGAATCAAGGTGCTTGTGAGGCATGTGCTCAATTCACGCTTGATTCTCGAGGCAGCCTCACCAACCCTAATCACTTTGGGATTAGTTTTTAAACAAACTTTGAATGTTATTTAAAAATTGGTCCAAATAACTagtttacttatttatttatttattttaactaacataggaaaggggaaaaaaaagaagactgcTATATAACTAAACTACTAATAAACCACGTTCTATTGTCAACATTAGACTTTTCTCCATTAAACTATATTTTATCACACTATATCTTCCACCTTGGATAGAAACTGAAGCACGAATATATACACTACCCATTAGAATGGAATTTGcacaaggggaaaaaaaaatttcttcctctctcACAAATGCATATACACTTATATTGATGgattgtagacacctcatttatGCTAGTGAGGTTATGCTCCCAGCTCTGAGGATAACACCTCACACCTTTTTGACAAGTGGAATGCCACCATCAGCATTTGAAAACATTGATTTGAAGCTTCATGTTAGTTTGATAGTTAAACCCCCTTCATTTTGTAAACTGTCCTTGTAGACATATTTCTTAGTAAAATGTGAAAATGGAAATATGGAAAGCAGGTTCTTGAAACAGCCATAGTATCAAGTGGAAATAATATGGCAGTTCATAATTTCACATCCCTGGAACAGAAGATACTTGTCAATGGGTGGCAGAATTACTCCAATCAGAGTGATCTCTCAAGCGTCGCTATGTTTGTGTATATGATCTCTTTATCCTCACCTTTTTGACAATTGAAATGCCTATATCAGCATTTGAGGTGAGAGGCCTAGGCGTGAGTGAGATACTCAAACCATCTAtttatccccttcttctctatcttctGTTTGGTTCTTAGAATACTATCCTATTGCTGCTCCATCGAAGTATTGCCTGAAGTCTTAAAGACACATACTGCGGTCCTTCAAGGTTGTGAACAGTTGCTCCAGCAGTGCCAATAAGGTCTCGAATAACTCTCAGAGGATGATTATTGCAGGCTATTAAAAAAGCAAGTAGGGaaatcaatggagaagaagaagaggatcgATGAAGGGATAGATGGTTTGAGAATCTCACTCACACCTAGGCTTCTCACCTCACATAGGACTCTCCTACACTGCCGCACACAGGCATCGGTAAAAccaactcttttcttttcattcaattGTTAGGGGGAGACTCTAAGGTCTCAATTACATATAGTTGTTTCTGGTATtaagaaatagaaagtaaaagaaaataaaaaatctgtaGAAGTCTCTTACACAGCAATATTGAGACTTGTACAAAAAGCTAAAAAAGATCTTAGCTATTAAGCAACATAGAAAATACTAAAGACAAATAAAATCTGAGCTCATAACTAAAGAAAACACAGAAATAGAAACCCCAAAATATAAACTATAAAAGTAAAAACTTATAGTAAAGAAGTTAGCAACTAATATCCCTGTCAAATCTCCTCCATATGGGCCCACagcactgttcacatgaacagtatctCCGTTCATGTGGATATCAATATATGAACAGTGTTTAGTGAACAGTAACACAAAACagtgttttggtcattttcttcttcattcttcaatctACATCAAGAACAGTAGAATTCCAGATTCAGGAAAACAGAACAAATATAAACTCAGCTTATTTCAGATCTGGAACTTACTAATGTAGCAAAGATCCAATCAATGGAATCTGACTTGCTGGTTCTGCAGCCTCCAGGTCAGCACATGAGTAGACTGATAGGAGAAGAAACATACAAGAAAGACAGGAGATACTGACTGTTCTGGGACTATGAACAATACCTATAAACAGTTTTAGGGCTTTGGTTAAAGGCCGGCTTAGGTACAATATCAGTATAACAGAACTCTAAGAAGAAaagatggaagagaaaaaaagtgAGGGATGGAACAGCAGTTTCAACCAAGGCTCTGATACGAAATAATACTATTAAACTCCAAAGGTTTATGGATTTCATATGCAAAAAGGCCCAGTAATAGGCTATTAGGTATGCAGTCAAACAGAAATTAATATCAGTCAAATGGGTTCAAACCAgcaaaatagaatagagaacCTCTGATTTAGCTAACAATTCTCAGAATTAACAGGATTTCAGATTCTGAGAAACAGAACATTATTTAAAGTTTCAGATATAAAATCTAAAATCAGATCATGGAAGAACCGAACAGAACAGTAGCCTGATATAGGTAACAGATCTCAGAATAGTAATGCAGAACTTCAGATCGGTAGTCAAGATTCCAGCTAACAAAAAATGAGATTTAAGTACACcaacctgtttttttttttttttttttggtgtgggttgaataaaaaattcataaccAAAGAAATGAGAACAACAAGGGCACCccaagaaaagaacaaaacaacTTACAAAGCCCTGCCTGTACAGGGGGAAGGCATGGGCTTGTAAAATAGAAGGGGAAACACCCCAATGATTGAATAGTCCTAAGTTTGAATAGTCAAACTAGGAAAAACTAGAAACCAAACCAGGATCTTTTATCAAAAGGTGAAACAGTTTTAGAGTAAAACAAAGAGAACAATGAGAAATAAATCATATGAGGAAACCAAGGGATGGGAGTAATAAATCATAGATTTGTTAGCAAAAGAATAACCGACAACCTCAACCATAGAGTCAATTGCATCATCAGTCCACTCATTCAATGTCATAGACAAAACCTTTGAAATATGTGTTCCAATAGTTGATGAAGAGAACCTTGAGATCAGATTGCTCGATTGTAGACCAGTAATGGAGATGCAAAGAGAACCAAAACAAACCATCCgtgcttcccaccgcaaggtgtcaaacGGATCGAACActgatcccaccagccttgatcaaacacaagacaaaaatcttcaatggagaagatgagcaacaaaaagcttttcattaatatcaaaattcgtgtcaAATACTTGCCCTCCTTACAACCTTATAAAagagactaaaaaatagactcctacactaaaaaagaaagacctaatccaatccttaacctaaaaTGTAACcaaaactgactaggaaactgaaatagactcaaaacagagtctcAATCCAGgccaactaaacacttaaaagaaaaactactaaaatcacttaaactGAACCACTAGTTGACTCGGTtcaatttaagaagaaaaacaacaaaattaaactaagtatggaactaaagcatctaatcctgtatgcaaccctattacccatacttttggtccataaaagtgacctattacattgaaaacccattggaTCAAACAACAaatatagaacccaaccctagacttattcctaataaagcAAACTTATTTCgctgatgaatctgcatcagccACCAATTGATCTTCAAGTCAGCAATAATGTTTGAAAAATTGTTCGGTAAATAATTCACACTTTGGTCACTCGTTTATGAGAAATTTCTCATCTAATTTCTCTTTCATATTTTGCCCAATTATTAATTTGGTGGAGATCTCTCCTTTCTCGGTTTTGTTGAAATTGTCGTTATTAAACCAAGGCATGACCCTTAAGTTTTGGGGCCACAAAATCGACCTTTCTCTCCTTCGATAATTATGGATCTCTAAAGCTTTATCATGGAAAATTTAGACGTATGGGCATGTTGTCAAAATCACTAATTGATGTGTGAATGTAACACATGATATTTAACAAGTCTAAAGCAGTTGTCTTGTCCAATGAAGCAATGTATATTCATTTATGTGGCTTTGTACAGGAAAATAATATTGTCAATAATGAACTTAATCGTTCTACATTTCTTTTTATTAACATGCgccaagagaaaagagatatcTAACAAAAAGCTAACATCATAAAAAGGGGAGAAACCaaaattccaagaccaaaaTTAAGCATACCTTATCAGTTCGGGAGAAGCATCTTGCAACTAAAACCACTCCGTACAAGTTTGTTTATTGCATCCCTAAACTTGTAGTAATCGTCTTCCCTGTTGTAAATTTGATGAGAAATTCTGGCATAACCTGTTATACAATCATTCTTGTCCCGGGTTCCAGTGTCACCCTCTTTCGGTGCTTGAAAATATATTGGCACTTCAATGCCAAAACTGTCCCGCAAATGGGCCCTCAATTTGACTGCGCCCTCTTCACTTGAAATCCCCAGGCTAGCAGGCAAGCCAACCATGACCATGCTAGGACACATATCAGGCGGTGACCCAAGATGAGTTCCCCAAGCCTTCGCAAGCATCTCACCCATTTGAACAACGGCATCATGATTCCTTTTcctaattccttcaattccacCTTCGAACCTATTAATGAAATCCAAAACCGATGGCACAACAAGGTGAGAACTATAGTCTCTCGTCCCAATCGAAGCACTTTCTATGGCCAACCCGTTGCCAAATTCATGAGAAACCACAGGATGGTGCACGTGCGACGAGGTTGATGATTTTCTACAGTACAGTAATGCAACAGAAGGCGGACAGAAAAACCACTTGTGCAAATTACTAGTGTAAAAATCTGCCCCAATGTCTTTCACGTCAACCTCGACAGAACCAATTGAATGAGCAGCATCTACCAAGACCTGATCAACACCTTCCTCCCTACATATCTTAACCAATTCCTTGACCGGGATGATAACGCTTGGCATCGAAGTGATATGATCAATTACGGCTAACCTAACTTTCTTGCCATTAGATTTCCCTTTCTCCAAAGCTTTCCGAAACTCAACAATAATTTCTTCGTTCGAACTTACAGGGAACGGCAAGTAGACTTCAATTACGCAAGCCCCAGCACGAGAAATGTACGCCTGGATCGATTTCTTTACGGAGCCAAATGCATAGTGAAGCATGACGACAGCGTCTCCTCTCTGAAACCTCCCCTCGACAAACTCCCAACAAATCTGTTGTAGCACAATTGCCACAGCAGTCGTGGCGTTATCAACAATCGAGACCTCATCGACATCCTCGGCGTTTATCAGATCTTTAATCAGTGTCCTCGATTCAAAAATCCCTTTCTTTAAATGATTGTAGTAGAAATCATCAGGTTGCTGACGTGACAAGAGGAGCCATTTACTGGCTGAGTCGTGATTTGTTGGAGATTGGGAAAATCAGAATCATCACCTGCAGATGATTAGAACTCCGGGTGAGGTGCTAGGGTTTCAGATTAGAAATGATGATGAGGTTCGCCAACCAGAGGACGAAGAAGGTTTGGGCTACGCATAAAGAAGACTGAGGTGCTAGGGTTTCAGATTTGAAATGAGGAcgatggaggaagaaggaaggaaggtttGGGATGCGCAGGTTCGCTGGGAATATCAAATCGAGGGTTTTCAGATTCATGAAAAGAGGACGatgggtttttgttttgttgaagGGCTAAAATGGTTTGAAACATGGTCGGTTTGGTAAACTGGACCGGTCTGTCTTGGGTTGAATGCCTTCAACCGTTTTTACCTCAAACAACTCAAAGTTTTAAAACACACCGTTGGATTGTTCACTTTACATATGTCAAGCGCAGGTTTCAGGGCAGGAAGATGGCTGCTATAAGCcaggccgtagaagatctgaatgcCCATATGGCACAGCAGGCTGCACATGGCGCACATGCCCTCTGTAGCACCACGTGATGCAATACAGCACCGTGCAGTTAcaacataggataaaaattccttctgTCGTTACCCGTGTAAGACAGGTAAGGCCGAAATGGATTTTCTCCTCTCTATTTCCTAATCTgtaatttcttattatttttcctcTGAGAATGTGACATGTGGCACAATCAAATCTAATGGTTTGTATTTAAATGTTGATAGGGGCAAACGAACCTTGACCAACGACGCAAGGACACGTGGACCCTGACACTATCAGCAACGGAGCGGATAACAACGATGACGTCACTATCTTGCCCAACAAGGTAAGGGGACCCTAATCCCCACGCAACCAACCAACGGATAACCCCTATCAGCTGGAGATCGctcacaaaggaggaggaacagTACCACTTCGACGCAACCTCGGGAGTCGGGAGACTCCCAATGACAGTGAACTACGAAAGTACAACCACCTTAGAGGGCTCCCGTGCTATAAATAGTAGGCGAAGGGACCTAGGTAAGAGATCTCACCATTACTGACTCTGACTCTTTCGTACTTCCTTTACTTACTGTTCTGCCgaactgactttggcatcgaagAGTCCCCCCTCGGAGTCCGCTCTGGGTCTCTTCAGTGCTCTTCTAAGTTTTGCAGATCTCCACGTCATCAAGCAGGATTCCAGCGACAACAGATTgacgccgtctgtgggaacacAAAGAGCAAAGTCTACAATGGTGAACACCAGGAATACTCATTGATCAGAATCAAACAATGAAGCAGGGATTAATAGTAACTCGAGTCAAGCCAACAACGAATAAGAAGACCAACGATAGGTGTTGACGACTGCCAATCGCGGCGGAAAAGTCCCCAGAGGCGGAACCCGGAGAACCAGCCAACAGCGGGGACAGACGAGCAAGCAGGTACCCCCGCCAGATCTACAGAGGCCGGTGACCCAGGGGCAATTCATGGCCCTGCAATAGTAGCTTGAGAGGCTGGCTCAGGCCCTTGAACAAAACTCGAAGGCCCTCACCACTCATGGGAATACTATCATCCCAGCTCGGACTCACAACCCGGGCAGGGGTGACAAAGATAGCAGCTCGGGCTCTGACCGCGGGGATCAGGGTAACCGCGACAAGTAAGCCGGCAAAGACAAGAAGAAAGCCGTCGATCGAAATGAGGCCCACAGGAGGATCGCGAGAAGGCTCCAGCAGAGAGCAATTTGAACAAGCAATTGAGGGACCTCCGAGAGCAGATCCAGAAGATGGCCGAGAAGCAGCCATTGCCCGAGAAACCTGTCTTCTCCGGGAAGACAACACTCTCGGATGAAATCATGGTTGTCCCCTTCCACAAGGAGTTCAAGATGCCGACGTTTGAGTATTATAATGGCAGCACCGACCCTGTTCAGCATCTGGAAGGCTTCAACTAGATTATGGCTTTTTGTGGGGCCTCCAACGCGATAATGTGTTGCGCTTTCCCTCCAACGTTGAGGAAGGCCGCCAGAACTTGGTTCACCCACCTAGAACCAAACTCCATTCACGAGTTTTGGCAGCTCAGCACAGCCTTTGCCTCTGCCTTCATGAGCAGCCGGAGCTATAAGAAGACACTGGTAAGCCTCACCACGGTGAAGCAGAAAAGTGGCAAAACTCTGAGATCCTACTTAACTCGGTTCAACCAAGTCAAGCTAGAAGTGGAGGACTTTGATCCCAAGGTAGAATACACCGCTCTACTGGCTGGGATCCGTGACAAGGACCTCAACTGGGAACTTTGCAAGAGTAATCCCAGTAATCTGACTGAACTCCAGGCCAGATGGGAGGAGTACATGACGACGGTGGAAACCCTAGACGTAAATATGGATGCCCAAGACGGTAGAACCTAGAAAAAGAGAACTGAGTGAGAGGAGAGGCAAGGCCGTGAAGACGAGAGGAAGAGGAGGCGGCACCGAAGCAGAACCCCTCCAAAGCACTTTGAACGGTATACTCCGCTTAATCAACCCCATTCGAAAATCCTGATGCAAATCCAGAACGAGAAATTCATCAAGTGGCCGGCGAAGATAGGTAACAACCCAAACAAGAAAAACGGCCACAAGTTCTGTCGCTTCCACAATGGAACCGGGCACGATACTGATGACTTCCAGTGCCTTAAAGGGGAGATTGAGAGCCTAATCCAAAGAGGCTACCTAGGGCGCTATGTTCATGATCGTCAAAACCATAAACACCCCGACGACTGCAGAAGAGACCGCGGGAACGACCAGCACGGCCGCCGAATAGAGAGAGACCAGGGCAGGAGACACGGAGAAGAATGAAGGCGTTCTGAATCAGCTGAGTGCCCTAGGAAGAATGACCAAGGGAATCGCAACGCCCCAGCAGGGGTTATATCTGCCATATACGAAGGTCCCGGGGCAGAAGAAAGTTTGAAGTCGGCTAGGAAAGCAAAGGCCTACGTTCGAAAGGTCCACACGATCGAAGTACCGAGTAAGAAGGCGAAAACTGGCTAAGTCATCTCGTTCTCAGACGACGACTTAGTCAAAATCTAGTCCCCGCATGATGATGCCCTAGTGGTGATAATGCGGATAGCAAACTTTGATGTGAAGAGGATTCTCATTGACAATGGGAGTTTGGTCAACATTCTATTCATAGAGGCCTATGACCTCATAAAGCTAAGCAG encodes:
- the LOC122672570 gene encoding L-cysteine desulfhydrase-like, which codes for MAASRPSSGSALGGPSIACSNCSLLEPSRDPPVGLISIDGFLLVFAGLLVAVTLIPAVRARAAIFVTPARVVSPSWDDSIPMSDFALCVPTDGVNLLSLESCLMTWRSAKLRRALKRPRADSEGGLFDAKQPDDFYYNHLKKGIFESRTLIKDLINAEDVDEVSIVDNATTAVAIVLQQICWEFVEGRFQRGDAVVMLHYAFGSVKKSIQAYISRAGACVIEVYLPFPVSSNEEIIVEFRKALEKGKSNGKKVRLAVIDHITSMPSVIIPVKELVKICREEGVDQVLVDAAHSIGSVEVDVKDIGADFYTSNLHKWFFCPPSVALLYCRKSSTSSHVHHPVVSHEFGNGLAIESASIGTRDYSSHLVVPSVLDFINRFEGGIEGIRKRNHDAVVQMGEMLAKAWGTHLGSPPDMCPSMVMVGLPASLGISSEEGAVKLRAHLRDSFGIEVPIYFQAPKEGDTGTRDKNDCITGYARISHQIYNREDDYYKFRDAINKLVRSGFSCKMLLPN